A genome region from Phycisphaerae bacterium includes the following:
- a CDS encoding transglutaminase domain-containing protein: MNTWRVLRTLLTLTAVASPPAIALDINNPPVGTFVDEWYVVRIEGKKSGHAHITMKRSQKTGDDVITSRTDMVIEISRAGQEAGVRLVQQSEETIDGKPLRFMNTIRLGALPGGITTRGTVADGKVTITTSQFGQETEPRVYPMPEGAMMSWAVYREQMKRGLKPGDKYELMAYEPSISADKVIPMSVEIMEPETIDLFGRKVQATKTSQVMHITNMLGQKSDVETLSWMTDDGNIVRSQMMVAKWKIEILAASKSVALSPNEPTELMTDALIPVSRPIDGRSDRITYRISLKNKVDRVRLSDIPETDMQRVLRRNESELDLVVTRRTSEGDRPGAKKLGDSPARRLAAKEKERYLTPSSVVNFKDPTVADLAKQAAGDEKDPLKLAERLCQFVSDYVEDKNLNVGFATASETARSKEGDCTEHGVLLAALGRAVGIPTRLVTGIVYARHFAGKEGVFVGHLWTQFFIDGRWVDLDSALGQTVADPTHIALSLSDAGDSGIADMVSSVWLNMGELKIEVLDGPGRKAISQPAGLVPASVPTLR; encoded by the coding sequence ATGAATACCTGGCGAGTGCTCCGCACGTTGTTGACTCTGACCGCCGTTGCCTCTCCTCCGGCCATCGCGCTGGACATCAACAATCCTCCGGTTGGTACGTTCGTCGACGAATGGTACGTGGTGAGAATCGAAGGCAAGAAGAGCGGCCACGCGCACATAACCATGAAGCGCTCACAGAAAACCGGCGACGACGTGATCACCAGTCGCACAGATATGGTGATCGAAATCAGTCGGGCCGGTCAGGAAGCCGGCGTCCGCCTCGTTCAGCAAAGCGAGGAGACCATTGATGGCAAGCCCCTCCGATTCATGAATACCATCCGACTCGGCGCTCTGCCCGGCGGCATCACCACCCGCGGCACCGTCGCCGATGGAAAGGTAACCATCACTACTTCCCAGTTCGGCCAGGAAACCGAGCCGAGAGTCTACCCCATGCCCGAAGGCGCGATGATGAGCTGGGCCGTTTATCGGGAGCAGATGAAACGCGGGCTCAAGCCCGGCGACAAGTACGAACTGATGGCATACGAACCGAGCATATCCGCCGACAAGGTGATTCCCATGTCGGTCGAGATCATGGAACCCGAAACGATCGATCTCTTCGGCCGCAAGGTTCAGGCAACCAAGACCAGCCAGGTGATGCATATCACCAACATGCTGGGCCAGAAGTCGGACGTCGAGACGCTCAGCTGGATGACCGACGATGGAAACATCGTCCGCAGCCAGATGATGGTCGCGAAATGGAAAATCGAGATCCTGGCGGCCAGCAAATCCGTCGCTCTGTCGCCCAACGAACCGACCGAACTGATGACCGATGCATTGATTCCCGTAAGCAGGCCGATCGATGGCAGGTCCGACCGAATCACCTACCGAATCTCTCTTAAAAACAAGGTCGATCGCGTTCGCCTCAGCGACATACCCGAGACGGACATGCAGCGAGTACTTCGCCGCAACGAGTCGGAACTTGATCTGGTCGTGACTCGCAGAACCTCCGAAGGTGACAGGCCAGGCGCCAAGAAGCTGGGCGACTCGCCGGCCCGAAGACTGGCTGCAAAGGAAAAAGAAAGGTATCTGACGCCTTCATCGGTGGTCAATTTCAAGGACCCGACCGTCGCCGATCTGGCCAAACAGGCCGCCGGTGACGAGAAAGACCCCCTCAAACTGGCCGAGAGACTATGTCAATTCGTTAGTGACTATGTCGAGGACAAGAACCTGAACGTCGGTTTCGCCACGGCCAGTGAGACGGCCCGCAGCAAAGAAGGCGACTGCACCGAGCACGGGGTGCTCTTGGCGGCCCTGGGTAGAGCCGTGGGCATCCCCACTCGGCTGGTCACCGGGATCGTCTACGCCAGGCATTTTGCCGGCAAGGAAGGCGTCTTCGTGGGGCACCTCTGGACCCAGTTCTTCATCGACGGCCGGTGGGTCGACCTGGACTCGGCCCTCGGCCAGACCGTAGCCGACCCGACCCACATCGCCCTGAGCCTCAGCGACGCCGGCGACAGCGGCATCGCCGATATGGTCAGTTCGGTATGGCTTAACATGGGCGAGCTGAAGATCGAAGTTCTGGATGGGCCCGGCCGAAAGGCCATCAGCCAACCGGCCGGCCTGGTACCCGCGTCCGTGCCCACCCTGCGATAG
- a CDS encoding putative peptidoglycan glycosyltransferase FtsW: MSDALTMEMDPALSETESLTAEERAHATSVWIVAVAGGLMAIGAVMTFSASTSIDHPLVIWPVWETDAIRQLAFVTAGLLAMLLMTRVPYTWFSLGRGYLALILLILALGVASLVFVPGLGVASHGAYRWLKIPGTTSRFQPSELVKGALPIFIATWTVYRVDIRKFWTGLVPMGAVIALCAGTIGIEDFGTAALLALVAGGMLLVAGAKIWHLLLLTLPAVPAFGYLIISKSHRVDRLTIFLDPFQDATGKGYQIIQSLCTIISGGWWGRGLGNGFVKGYLPEARNDFIFAVICEELGIVGGIAVIGLLLTFLWLGRSVVFRCPDPVGRLLAFGIVLMFGIQAAMNIAVVTASVPTKGIALPLVSAGGSGTVFLGGVVGVLASIARHSGSAPPEKA, from the coding sequence ATGAGCGATGCTCTGACGATGGAGATGGATCCCGCGTTGTCCGAGACAGAGAGTCTGACTGCCGAGGAAAGAGCCCACGCTACCTCCGTCTGGATTGTCGCGGTGGCTGGTGGACTCATGGCCATCGGCGCCGTCATGACCTTCTCGGCCAGTACCTCAATCGACCACCCGCTGGTCATCTGGCCCGTCTGGGAGACCGATGCCATACGCCAGTTGGCCTTCGTCACCGCCGGCTTGCTTGCCATGCTGCTGATGACACGGGTGCCTTACACCTGGTTCTCCCTCGGGCGCGGTTATCTGGCGTTGATTCTGCTCATCCTTGCCCTTGGCGTGGCTTCTCTCGTGTTCGTGCCCGGGCTGGGCGTGGCCTCCCACGGTGCCTATCGGTGGTTGAAAATACCCGGCACCACGAGCCGGTTTCAGCCCTCGGAACTGGTCAAGGGAGCCTTGCCCATCTTCATAGCCACCTGGACCGTCTATAGGGTTGATATCCGCAAATTCTGGACCGGGCTTGTGCCCATGGGCGCCGTTATCGCCCTCTGCGCCGGCACCATCGGCATCGAGGACTTCGGCACCGCCGCCTTGCTGGCCCTTGTCGCCGGCGGAATGCTCCTTGTCGCCGGCGCGAAGATCTGGCACTTGCTGTTGCTGACCCTGCCCGCAGTACCGGCCTTTGGCTATCTGATCATCAGCAAGTCGCACCGCGTCGATCGCTTGACCATCTTCCTGGACCCTTTCCAGGATGCGACCGGAAAAGGCTACCAGATCATCCAGTCCCTCTGCACCATTATCAGCGGCGGCTGGTGGGGGCGCGGCTTGGGCAACGGCTTCGTGAAAGGATACCTTCCGGAAGCCCGTAACGATTTCATCTTCGCGGTGATCTGCGAAGAGTTGGGGATCGTCGGTGGAATCGCGGTGATCGGGCTGCTGCTCACTTTCTTGTGGCTGGGGCGAAGCGTCGTCTTTCGATGCCCTGACCCCGTCGGTCGCCTCCTTGCCTTCGGCATCGTGCTGATGTTCGGCATCCAGGCAGCCATGAACATCGCCGTCGTCACCGCCTCGGTTCCTACCAAGGGCATTGCCCTGCCGCTGGTCTCCGCCGGTGGATCCGGTACGGTTTTCCTCGGGGGTGTGGTTGGGGTGCTGGCCAGCATTGCACGGCACTCCGGTTCGGCACCACCGGAGAAGGCCTGA
- a CDS encoding UDP-N-acetylglucosamine--N-acetylmuramyl-(pentapeptide) pyrophosphoryl-undecaprenol N-acetylglucosamine transferase has protein sequence MGFHAKGTNVSESRHWFVFAGGGTGGHLFPALAVVELLRERGLPVDVSFFCTQRPIDQNVLDEAQIQAYPLSVLPFPTRPWAWPRFLWHWRQSVSVCRQAFQQRRPAVIVGAGGYASGPPVHVGLKMGIPTFLLNPDAVPGRANRHLGKRPDLAGVFAQWDVTKASFPPTAPVYVTGCPVRKAFRSVCESAAKLNTLEAVRDKMGELKQSFSLDPSRPMLLITGASQGARTINEAFIRLADQIASAGWQVLHLTGQADYERVAREYRRSSLSAAVLPFTDRMAHAMLASDLIVSRAGASTLAEILAVGKPSILLPYPFHRDRHQWHNAEVLVKAGAAILLDDLKDGEENARQIRPVLTDILNNASHRERMGAAACGLGRPQAAAKIAQHLCQSAGIDF, from the coding sequence ATGGGCTTTCATGCGAAAGGCACGAATGTGAGCGAGTCTCGCCATTGGTTCGTCTTCGCCGGCGGTGGCACTGGCGGCCACCTTTTCCCCGCGTTGGCTGTCGTGGAATTGCTTCGTGAACGCGGCCTGCCGGTTGACGTCTCGTTTTTCTGCACGCAACGCCCCATCGACCAGAATGTGCTCGACGAAGCTCAGATCCAGGCCTACCCTTTGTCCGTACTGCCGTTTCCGACCCGTCCATGGGCATGGCCAAGATTTCTGTGGCATTGGCGCCAGTCCGTCTCTGTCTGCCGGCAGGCCTTCCAGCAGCGACGACCAGCGGTGATTGTCGGAGCTGGCGGATATGCCTCCGGACCGCCTGTCCATGTCGGGTTGAAGATGGGCATCCCGACGTTCCTGCTGAATCCTGACGCGGTACCCGGACGGGCCAACCGACACCTCGGCAAGCGCCCCGATCTCGCTGGCGTGTTCGCTCAGTGGGACGTGACCAAAGCCTCTTTTCCCCCGACAGCGCCAGTCTACGTCACCGGCTGCCCAGTACGAAAAGCTTTCAGGTCCGTCTGCGAGTCTGCCGCCAAGCTCAATACGCTTGAAGCCGTCCGCGATAAAATGGGCGAGTTGAAGCAATCTTTCAGCTTGGATCCGTCTCGCCCCATGCTCCTGATCACCGGAGCGTCCCAGGGAGCACGCACCATCAACGAGGCGTTCATTCGGCTGGCTGATCAAATCGCTTCGGCCGGCTGGCAGGTGCTCCACCTCACCGGGCAGGCAGATTACGAACGCGTCGCTAGGGAATACCGCCGGTCCAGCCTCTCAGCCGCCGTCCTGCCCTTCACAGACCGAATGGCTCATGCCATGCTCGCCTCCGACCTCATTGTCTCGCGGGCCGGCGCCTCAACATTGGCTGAAATTCTCGCGGTAGGGAAACCATCCATCCTTCTTCCCTATCCCTTTCATCGCGACCGCCACCAGTGGCATAACGCCGAAGTCCTGGTTAAAGCCGGAGCGGCTATTCTTCTTGACGACCTCAAGGATGGCGAGGAAAACGCTCGCCAGATCCGGCCGGTCTTGACCGATATCCTCAACAACGCCTCGCATCGCGAACGCATGGGCGCGGCAGCCTGTGGGTTGGGCAGGCCCCAAGCGGCCGCAAAGATTGCACAACATCTCTGCCAGTCTGCCGGCATTGATTTTTAG